From Rutidosis leptorrhynchoides isolate AG116_Rl617_1_P2 chromosome 3, CSIRO_AGI_Rlap_v1, whole genome shotgun sequence, a single genomic window includes:
- the LOC139898142 gene encoding calreticulin-like, translated as MAGEWNYTSGKWNGDANDKGIQTSEDYRFYAISAEYPEFSNKDKTLVFQFSVKHEQKLDCGGGYMKLLSGDVDQKKFGGDTPYSIMFGPDICGYATKKVHAILTYNGENKLIKKDVPCETDQLSHVYTFILRPDATYSILIDNVEKQTGSLYSDWDLLPAKQIKDPEAKKPEDWDDKEFIHDPEDKKPEGYDDIPKEIADPDAKKPEDWDDEEDGEWTVPTIPNPEYKGPWKAKKIKNPNYQGKWKAPMIDNPDFKDDPDLYVFPKLKYVGIELWQVKSGTLFDNVLICDDPEYAKQAAEETWGKQKDAEKAAFEELEKKNEEEEAKDDPIDSDAENDDDAEPEDEEDSDDNDVKDEL; from the exons ATGGCAGGGGAGTGGAATTACACTTCTGGTAAATGGAATGGAGATGCCAATGATAAAG GTATCCAAACGAGTGAAGACTACAGATTTTATGCCATATCAGCTGAGTACCCTGAATTCAGCAACAAGGATAAAACTCTAGTCTTCCAATTTTCGGTTAAGCACGAGCAGAAGCTTGACTGTGGGGGTGGCTACATGAAATTGCTGAGTGGTGACGTTGACCAAAAGAAGTTCGGTGGTGATACTCCCTACAG CATCATGTTTGGACCTGATATCTGTGGTTATGCAACAAAGAAGGTTCATGCGATCCTTACATACAACGGGGAAAACAAATTGATTAAAAAGGATGTACCTTGTGAGACTGACCAGCTTTCACATGTTTATACCTTCATCCTTCGTCCTGATGCTACCTACAGTATTCTCATTGATAATGTAGAGAAACAGACTGGAAGTTTGTACTCCGATTGGGATCTTCTCCCTGCAAAGCAGATTAAGGACCCTGAGGCCAAAAAG CCTGAAGATTGGGATGACAAGGAGTTTATTCATGACCCTGAAGACAAGAAGCCTGAG GGTTATGATGACATCCCAAAGGAGATCGCCGACCCAGATGCCAAAAAG CCAGAAGATTGGGATGATGAGGAAGATGGTGAGTGGACCGTCCCAACTATTCCAAACCCCGAGTACAAGGGTCCATGGAAGGCAAAG AAAATCAAGAACCCAAACTACCAAGGAAAGTGGAAGGCACCTATGATTGACAACCCAG ATTTTAAGGACGACCCTGATCTGTATGTTTTCCCCAAGTTGAAGTATGTCGGTATTGAGCTTTGGCAG GTAAAATCTGGAACTTTGTTTGACAACGTTTTGATATGCGATGATCCTGAATACGCCAAACAAGCGGCTGAAGAAACCTGGGGAAAACAAAAAGAT GCTGAGAAGGCAGCGTTTGAAGAGCTAGAAAAGAAGAACGAGGAGGAG GAAGCAAAGGATGACCCAATTGATTCCGAT GCCgagaatgatgatgatgccgaGCCAGAGGATGAGGAAGATTCTGATGATAACGATGTCAAG GATGAGCTATAG